In Chitinivorax sp. B, the genomic window TGCAAGGTTTGCATTTCCTCTTGAGTCGTTGGCTCCAATGCCACATCAATCACTGGGTCAGGCACGATAATGCGCTCCAGCACAATAGGATGATCCAGCGCTGTCAAGGTGTCACCGGTCGTGGTAGATTTCAAGCCCGTTACGGCCACAATTGCACCTGCCTGTGCAATACTCCGTTCCTGCTTTTTGTCGGCGTGCATTTCATACACACGGGCAATCCGCTCACGCTGGCCAGTGGCGGCATTCAACACCGTCTCACCAACTTGAATCTGCCCACGATAAATACGCAGAAAGGTCAACGCACCATGATCATCCGTCGTGACCTTGAAAGCCAGGGCAGCCAACGGTGCAGTAGGATCGGCAAGTAATATGTGGTCATCTACCTGATTGATACGATCCGTCGGGGATGGCAAGTAGGCATTCACCGCATCCAACAGGGGCTCAATACCCTTGTTGCGAAACGCGGAGCCAGCCAACACCGGGACGAAGCGTCCAGCCAATGCGCCGTGGCGAATGGCTGCCTGCAACTGCGCTACCGTTGGTATGGTGCCTTCCAGGTAAGCAGCCAGCAAGGCGTCATCCTGTTCCACCGCCAGCTCAATCAACTGTCGGCGATAGTGTTCCACCTGTTCAGCCATATTCAACGGGACATCAGCGACTTCATAGCGGACCCCGGCTTCGCTGCTTGGCCATACCAACGCTTTCATCGACACCAGATCCACCACGCCGCGAAAATCCTGCTCACTGCCAATCGGCAATTGCAGCACCAGCGGTGTAACCGCCAGTCGTTCGCGTAACATGGCCACCACACGCAGAAAGTCCGCACCGACGCGATCCAACTTGTTGATGAATGCCAATCGTGGCACATGGTATTGATCCGCCAGACGCCAGTTGGTCTCAGTCTGTGGCTCAACTCCTGCCACCCCATCAAACACCACCACAGCCCCATCCAATACACGTAACGATCGATTGACCTCAATATTGAAGTCAATATGACCAGGCGTATCAATCAAATTAATTTGGTGATCACGCCAAAATACTGTGGTAGCCGCACTATTAATCGTGATGCCACGCGCTCTTTCTTGTGGGTCAAAATCCATGGCAGTGTCGCCATCATTGACATCACCTACACGATATCGCTCACCGGTATAAAACAAGATGCGTTCGGTTGTCGTGGTTTTCCCTGCATCCACATGTGCAATGATGCCGATGTTTCTTAATTGTCTGTTTTCCATTTTAATCACCTAAAAAGCAAAAACCCTGATGAGTTTGCCCACCAGGGTTTATCCTTACCTGGAAGGCACATTGGGCCTTCCGCTTGCTATCAGCGAAAGGCTAGGTTACTTGCGCATCGGTGATCAGCGCGGACCAAGCCGGCAAACCGATCACCCAGGCACTGCCAAAGGTCGAGCGCAAGCTCTCCGGCCCTTGGCTTGCTTGAATTGATGCAATCAGTTTGTCGTAGGTACGCATGATTAAATCCTGAAAAATAAACAACAAAAAACCCGGTGGGAGTCCAACCGGGCTTTTTGACAATCCGGCGGGCCATCACCCGTCGCATTAAAAGCGT contains:
- the fusA gene encoding elongation factor G, translating into MENRQLRNIGIIAHVDAGKTTTTERILFYTGERYRVGDVNDGDTAMDFDPQERARGITINSAATTVFWRDHQINLIDTPGHIDFNIEVNRSLRVLDGAVVVFDGVAGVEPQTETNWRLADQYHVPRLAFINKLDRVGADFLRVVAMLRERLAVTPLVLQLPIGSEQDFRGVVDLVSMKALVWPSSEAGVRYEVADVPLNMAEQVEHYRRQLIELAVEQDDALLAAYLEGTIPTVAQLQAAIRHGALAGRFVPVLAGSAFRNKGIEPLLDAVNAYLPSPTDRINQVDDHILLADPTAPLAALAFKVTTDDHGALTFLRIYRGQIQVGETVLNAATGQRERIARVYEMHADKKQERSIAQAGAIVAVTGLKSTTTGDTLTALDHPIVLERIIVPDPVIDVALEPTTQEEMQTLHKGLHALLQEDPSLHLRTDAESGQMILSGMGELQLDVTLEKLRSRYRVAVRVGSPQVAYRETITKTVQVTHLHKKQSGGPGQFAEVRLQLEPLSRGSGIVFESKITGGAIPREFIPGVEAGIRRAAENGHVGGFQTVDMKVTLLDGTFHERDSSAMAFELAAAAALREGLTKAAPVVLEPMMHVEVVTPSEYLGACIGDLNRRRGQIHDQLMRHNASVIEALVPLKEMFGYIGHLRALTAGRGNFSMQFEQYQPVAEHRVAEIVHA